The Bacteroides ovatus genomic interval CTTCTTCCTGAAAGGATTATCGCTTTATGGCTCGGAACTGGAAAACAATCTGCCTAAAATGAACCTGACTCCCATCCAGACCGGATTCAAATTCGAGCGTGTAAACAACTGGGGAGGATTTATTAATAAAAAGGTGTTCTTCATACGTTTCACTAAGAATTTTGAATTAGTAAAACTTGACTTCGAATAATACGAAAATGATAAAGATAAAACCATTTTTGATCGCAACACTCCTACTTACAGGATTTGCCCTTCCTGCTGTCGCTCAAATCGGAGAAGCACGAAACAATTTATCGGTAGGTATCAATGGAGGTGTCAATTTAAATAGTGCTTCCTTTACTCCCACCATCAAGCAAAATAGCCTGATGGGAATTACCGGAGGTTTGACAGCACGTTATATATCCGAGAAGTATTTTGCCATGATTTGTGGCGCACAGGTCGAGTTGAATGTCTCGCAACGAGGCTGGGACCAATTATTTGAAACAATATCACTGGACGCCAACGGATATGAAGTCACTTCGAAGGACCCTACTAAAACTTACACCCGCAAAATGACTTATATAGATATTCCTTTCCTCGCTCACCTCGCTTTCGGACGAGACAGAGGATTGCAATTCTTTGTCCATGCAGGTCCTCAAATCAGCTTTCTAATCAGTGAATCGGAAACAATAAAAGGTATTGATATGAATAGCTTATCTGATACACAGAAAGCCCTGTACGGAGTTAAGATTCAAAATAAATTTGACTATGGTATTGCCGGTGGCGGTGGTGTAGAACTTAGAACAAAGAAAGCTGGTAGCTTCATCGTTGAAGGCCGTTATTACTTTGCCCTGTCTGATTTCTACAGCACTACTAAGAAAGATTATTTCGCCCGTGCAGCGCATGGAACCATTACCATAAAGCTCACATATTTATTTGATTTGAAGAAATAACCCCTCTTTCAAGGAGGAAGAGATTAAAACCTCTTATTTATAAACAAAATCCCATTCATAACGAACTAAAAAATCCCCACTAACTCTAAACGAATTAGCGGGGATTTCTATTTCTGGGGACTTTAGTCCTTTTTATCGCAATCTATCCGCAGCTTTTACCATCACCTCATCCCGTCCGATAGCACGGATAGCCAGTATATTCAGGATGATGGAAACAAGCGGCAAACACAATGCCCAGCCTATACGGAACATATTTTCATCATTCTTCAATGCAAAATAAAAAGCAAGGGCAGCAATGTAATAACCTACTAATAATAAGCTATTGAAAATTGTCATGCGAATCTGCAACATACGGTTCTTATATAAAAAGATAGTTGCCACAGCCACGATGGTGCTAACCATCAGAATTCCGAACAAGCCCCATGTAGACTGAATAGCACCGTTTACTTCCAATCCTAATGCCTTAAAAGGATGTTCTCCCATTGCATCAA includes:
- a CDS encoding porin family protein, which codes for MIKIKPFLIATLLLTGFALPAVAQIGEARNNLSVGINGGVNLNSASFTPTIKQNSLMGITGGLTARYISEKYFAMICGAQVELNVSQRGWDQLFETISLDANGYEVTSKDPTKTYTRKMTYIDIPFLAHLAFGRDRGLQFFVHAGPQISFLISESETIKGIDMNSLSDTQKALYGVKIQNKFDYGIAGGGGVELRTKKAGSFIVEGRYYFALSDFYSTTKKDYFARAAHGTITIKLTYLFDLKK
- a CDS encoding DUF4293 domain-containing protein translates to MIQRIQTVYLLIVVGLLITAMCLPMGYFIDAMGEHPFKALGLEVNGAIQSTWGLFGILMVSTIVAVATIFLYKNRMLQIRMTIFNSLLLVGYYIAALAFYFALKNDENMFRIGWALCLPLVSIILNILAIRAIGRDEVMVKAADRLR